The genomic DNA AAGACCCTTATTTATGAGCTTTTCTACGACTTGCCTTGTGCAATTAGTCTCCTTTGGCCAGCCACGAGTGTAGCCCTCCCATTCGTGCTTCCTAGTCGCGTCCACGCAAATTTGCTCATCATTTATAAAAATATCACGCAGTGCATCAATATTATTTGTTACTCTCCAAACAAGCATATAAAGGTTATTTAGCCTTACATCGTTATCGATAAAGATTAAGATTTTGAAATGTTCTTTAAATTTACATAGCTCATCAAAAACACTTTTAACAAGCTTATCTTTATCAAATTTAACAAAACAAATCGGGTTTTTCGTATCTGTAAAATGCTGCTTGACTTCTAACATATTTTTATTTATGCTTTTAAATTTAGCCAAAAGCTCATCATCGCTTAGCAAATTTACAGTCTCAGGCTCAAAATCAATACTCGCATCGATTCCAAGCTTACCACCAAAGCATGAGTTTGGGCTAGCGTGATCTAGCTGGTCGCACACGCCGCTGCTTATAAGCATACTTTTTGGGCTAAATTTATTCAAAATATACCTTGCTAAATTTGCATAATCGTCTAAATTTGGTGCAGTTTCTGGCACAAAAATGGCGTGTTTGACAAAGCTCATTTGCCCAACGCCCCAAAACGCGTGCATCATTTGAGTTGCTTGAGCTGGATAGCACTCTTTAAATTTAGCCAAGATTAGATTGTGAAAAACCCCATTTTCAGGCATTTTATAATCAATCAGCTCAGGAACTGTGGTTTGCAAAAGTGGCATAAAAATACGCTCAGTCGCGTATCCCATGTATTTGTCCTCAAGCGGCGGTTTACCGACGACAGTAGCGTGAAAAATAGGATTTTTTTTGTGAGTGATTTTGGTGACTTCCATAACAGGAAAAGGCTCAACCGGAGTGTAAAATCCAGTATGGTCGCCAAATTTACCCTCATCTTTTAGTCTATTTGTGTCGACAAAGCCCTCTATGACGTAATCTACATCGTGTGGAATAAAAATATCGTTTGTGAGTGATTTTACGAGTTTGGCTGG from Campylobacter iguaniorum includes the following:
- a CDS encoding menaquinone biosynthesis decarboxylase, which produces MQKYIDILNKNGLLKIIDTPCDIDLEIAHLSYIEVKKDSSKALLFTHPTDKNGKKFDPVLTNTFGSFEALNLILGKDSNEIAKEIQSLLKPKKPTTIKEKLDFFSKLFSLKSALPKRLSSRGQCQEIAQNELNLYDLPILKTWEEDGGAFITMGQVYTKDLNSNTQNLGMYRLQVHSKNELGMHWQIHKDAAHFFHEYKKAGVKMPVTVAIGGDPLYIWCGQAPLPKNIFELMLYGFIRKTPAKLVKSLTNDIFIPHDVDYVIEGFVDTNRLKDEGKFGDHTGFYTPVEPFPVMEVTKITHKKNPIFHATVVGKPPLEDKYMGYATERIFMPLLQTTVPELIDYKMPENGVFHNLILAKFKECYPAQATQMMHAFWGVGQMSFVKHAIFVPETAPNLDDYANLARYILNKFSPKSMLISSGVCDQLDHASPNSCFGGKLGIDASIDFEPETVNLLSDDELLAKFKSINKNMLEVKQHFTDTKNPICFVKFDKDKLVKSVFDELCKFKEHFKILIFIDNDVRLNNLYMLVWRVTNNIDALRDIFINDEQICVDATRKHEWEGYTRGWPKETNCTRQVVEKLINKGLLERDEQLFEKFEIFG